The Triplophysa rosa linkage group LG15, Trosa_1v2, whole genome shotgun sequence genome has a segment encoding these proteins:
- the atp5mj gene encoding ATP synthase subunit ATP5MPL, mitochondrial, protein MAGGAFAGWWTKVAPYYTRAYQEMWVGVGIMTFMYYKLSYGGKKKAVQSKPAH, encoded by the exons ATGGCAGGTGGTGCATTTGCTGGCTGGTGGACAAAGGTGGCCCCTTACTACACCAGGGCATACCAGGAGATGTGGGTTGGTGTAGGAATCATGACCTTTATGTACTACAAACTTTCATATGGAG GAAAGAAGAAAGCAGTGCAGTCAA AGCCTGCCCATTGA
- the rd3l gene encoding protein RD3-like, whose protein sequence is MESRHHGPQPFRHTSPAMPFLGWSKWPQAKGESAQGCVAPVGPMLLREFLWQLEQRALQFQEAEFQYCLSRGILGYHHPQAHPNLLALIPASEHRQLEHLCGRIPPSHAAVVLSRLHDLLAHNDIPPWDLVSIFKQVLRDFLRRQEDGMQIRPLPSASPAIISTPFPPTESNNNNHMTENALHKSLPEESGRQREEIPTISSYVDKHLYATCPYSIHRDWSLPFCHPISYEAYSTTL, encoded by the exons ATGGAGTCAAGGCATCATGGACCTCAACCTTTCAGACACACAAG CCCAGCAATGCCATTCTTAGGTTGGTCGAAATGGCCCCAAGCAAAAGGTGAATCAGCACAAGGATGTGTGGCACCTGTAGGTCCAATGTTACTGCGGGAGTTCCTTTGGCAGCTAGAGCAAAGAGCACTTCAGTTTCAAGAGGCGGAGTTCCAATACTGCCTCTCCCGTGGCATTCTGGGATACCATCACCCCCAAGCACACCCGAACCTGCTAGCCCTCATACCCGCTTCTGAGCACCGTCAGCTAGAGCACCTCTGTGGACGCATCCCACCCTCACACGCTGCTGTCGTACTTTCCAG GCTCCATGATCTTCTGGCTCACAATGACATTCCTCCCTGGGACCTGGTGAGCATCTTCAAGCAAGTTCTTAGGGACTTTCTGAGGAGACAGGAAGATGGAATGCAGATACGTCCACTGCCTTCAGCTTCACCTGCAATTATTTCTACTCCCTTTCCACCGACAGAGAGTAATAACAATAATCACATGAcagaaaatgcactgcacaaGTCTTTACCAGAGGAGTCAGGAAGGCAAAGAGAGGAGATTCCAACTATATCTAGTTATGTGGATAAACACTTGTATGCCACCTGTCCCTACTCTATACACAGAGATTGGAGCCTGCCGTTTTGCCATCCTATTAGTTATGAGGCCTACAGCACTACATTGTAA